A window of Conger conger chromosome 13, fConCon1.1, whole genome shotgun sequence contains these coding sequences:
- the kcnk6 gene encoding potassium channel subfamily K member 6 has product MSSYKSWVLLTVFILFYITYLLLGALVFSSVEKPEEERLRRELGSLKAEFLDQSCVNITSLENFMSKVLSANKYGVSILHNSTESSNWDLASSLFFANTLVTTVGYGHTTPLSDAGKAFSIVYALLGVPFTMLVLTACVHRLMHLFTYWPIDLCKRQTGCLPGTAASLHFLGLLAVMVLCFLVVPAIVFSSIEETWSFLDAFYFCFISLCTIGLGDYVPGEQPGQRLRSLYKISVMVYLFVGLMVMFLVLRTFHKLADLQGLTAFFQLSRCEEEDDDKEPIVERTPSDQPDMERASSKPLDPRSQTSYNSINR; this is encoded by the exons ATGTCTTCGTACAAGTCGTGGGTTCTGCTGACGGTTTTTATCCTCTTTTACATAACTTACCTTTTGCTTGGAGCGCTCGTTTTCTCCAGCGTGGAGAAACCCGAAGAGGAGAGACTGAGGAGGGAACTTGGTTCTCTAAAAGCTGAGTTTCTCGACCAGAGTTGCGTTAATATAACATCCCTCGAAAACTTTATGTCAAAGGTTCTGAGTGCCAATAAGTATGGGGTGTCAATACTTCATAATTCTACAGAGAGTTCAAATTGGGATTTAGCTTCATCGTTGTTCTTCGCCAACACTTTGGTAACGACAGTAG GGTATGGCCACACCACGCCCCTGTCGGACGCTGGCAAGGCCTTCTCCATCGTCTACGCCCTCCTGGGGGTCCCCTTCACCATGCTGGTGCTGACCGCCTGCGTGCACAGGCTCATGCACCTGTTCACCTACTGGCCCATCGACCTGTGCAAGCGGCAGACCGGCTGCCTCCCCGGGACGGCCGCCTCGCTGCACTTCCTGGGCCTGCTGGCGGTCATGGTGCTGTGCTTCCTGGTGGTGCCGGCCATCGTCTTCTCGTCCATCGAGGAGACCTGGTCCTTCCTGGACGCCTTCTACTTCTGCTTCATCTCCCTGTGCACCATCGGCCTGGGCGACTACGTCCCCGGGGAGCAGCCCGGCCAGAGGCTGCGCTCGCTGTACAAGATCTCCGTCATGG TTTACCTGTTCGTGGGACTGATGGTCATGTTCCTGGTCCTGCGTACCTTTCACAAGCTGGCGGACCTGCAGGGGCTGACAGCCTTCTTCCAGCTCTCCCgctgtgaggaagaggatgacgACAAAGAGCCCATCGTGGAGAGGACCCCCAGCGACCAGCCGGACATGGAAAGGGCTTCCAGCAAGCCCCTGGACCCCAGATCTCAGACGTCCTACAACTCGATCAACCGATAG
- the sertad3 gene encoding SERTA domain-containing protein 3, which produces MHWWLRMTGKGLKRKLLEGPEGGAVVYESQRQLVLDISLDKFQHCGMLAEPSLLRSVLIGNTLRQIQEEIRLEVAMGQVPGARPLGEAPLGSRPAGREDAGEDWTALSSEEDFSLSSAVSSILKDLDTVIDGGPGGGRTPLGSIENLQEGGAGPRRAGPRGEAAVFGSLEVMRSSYLRDVALDDLFLDIDTSACERDLPGLPSPAGSPYGHGLSARDGSDLEHIMEILVRS; this is translated from the exons ATGCACTGGTG GTTGAGAATGACGGGCAAGGGCCTGAAACGCAAGCTCCTGGAGGGTCCTGAAGGGGGCGCCGTTGTGTACGAGAGCCAGCGGCAGTTGGTGCTGGACATCTCTCTGGACAAGTTCCAGCACTGTGGAATGCTGGCCGAGCCCAGCCTCCTACGATCGGTGCTCATCGGCAACACCCTGCGGCAGATCCAGGAGGAGATCCGTCTGGAGGTCGCGATGGGCCAAGTCCCGGGGGCCCGTCCCCTAGGAGAGGCCCCCCTCGGGAGCCGCCCGGCGGGCCGGGAGGACGCAGGCGAGGACTGGACAGCCCTGTCCTCGGAGGAGGACTTCTCCTTGTCTTCGGCCGTCTCCTCCATCCTCAAGGACCTGGACACGGTCATCGACGGCGGCCCAGGGGGCGGGCGCACGCCCCTGGGGTCCATCGAAAACCTGcaggagggcggggcggggccgcgGCGGGCGGGGCCGCGGGGGGAGGCCGCCGTCTTCGGGAGCCTGGAGGTCATGCGCTCCAGCTACCTGCGCGACGTGGCGCTGGACGACCTCTTCCTGGACATCGACACGTCGGCGTGCGAGCGGGACCTGCCGGGCCTGCCCTCTCCCGCCGGCTCGCCGTACGGCCACGGCCTCAGCGCACGCGACGGCAGCGACCTGGAGCACATCATGGAGATACTGGTGCGCTCCTGA